ATAACATTATCCTCTTCTCTATAAACTTTCATCTGTGTGAAAGGATGCCAAAAATATTCCTTATCCCACTGCTTTAAAATCTCTTTATCTTCCATTTTTTCACCATGCCTTTATAGCAAAACTTTTTCCAAATAAATCTGTTTTATAAAAATCCAAAAATCTTTTACTAACAATATTACTCTTTTCAAGCTCCTTTATCGCATCATCATCAAAGGCTTCAACAGCTTTTTCTGAATTTACAAATATTTTATAAGGAATTTCTCTACTTACGACCGGTGTTCCGATGTCCACGACTTCGAAAAGTTTTTCAACATCTTCGTTATACATTCTTATACATCCATGACTGACTTTCATTCCAATTCCATACTCTTTGTTTGTTCCATGCATTAAAAATGAAGTATTTCCAAGTCTCATCGCTCTTGTACCAAGTGGATTATCGGGTCCTGGTGGAAAAACTGGAGGTAAATCAGGCTGTTCCTTTCTTATGCTTTCAGGTGGATACCAAGCAGGGTCTTTTCTTTTTTGAGAAATTTTAAATTCACCTATTGGAGATTGTGCATCGTCTGCTCCTATACCTATTGGATAGGTAATGACATAACTTTCATCATTAATTTTTATTGGATAATAAAGTCTTTTTTCATAAATATTGATATAAATAGTACCATATTTGAAATCTTTAACGGGTAAAATTCTTTTTAGTGGTACAACTACAATTTGATTTTTTCTTATGTCAAAAGGGTCAAGTAGCGGATTGGCATTTTTTAGTTCGTAGTATCCAAGGTCAAGAGTTTTTGCCAGCTCGAACATTGTTTGGTCTTTTTCAGCTATATAAATGCTTAGCTCACCAATAACAGGTACCGCCGGGTCTAATTTAAAAATATCTTTATTTAAGATAAAGTCTACTCCATTGTAGTTTATAAGCTTCGTATTTTCACCAAAAAATTTTATATCCTTTGAATAAACTAACTTTTTAACTTTTTCTTTTTTGTTGTATATCTTGTTTAAAATAATTTCTCTAATTTCATCGCTTTCATTTTCTTGAGCCAAGGATTTAAAGCCATCGTTTGAAATTCCCAATTTTTCAAGTATATAATCTTGACCTTCTTTATACTTTCTTTCTAAGAATAAAAGCATTGCAACTTGATAGATTCTATACTTACCGTATTGAGAAATTCTATCAAAGTTGACATTTTTTACATATTCAAGCATTTTTCCTTCTTGTCTGCTTTTATACAAGGAATGTACTAAAATAAAGTTTATAATCTCATAGTTTAAATCGTCCAAGGTTTCATTGTTTAATAAATTTGAAGCTGTTTCTATTGCCTTTGAGTATAACCCATCATTATAAAACTTTAATGCAGAGCTGATACTCTTTTCTGTAGTTTTTGATGATGCTCTTATCTTTGCAATCTTAAACAAATCTTCTTCTGCATATGAAAGTTTAAATAAAGATAGAATAAGTAATAACAATAAGGATATCTTTTTATTTCTCATTGTTTCAAACACTTACCTCTGATCATCATTAAATTTTGAATATTCTAATTTTATCATATAATTGGAAGTAAAAAATTAGTGGTTTTTTATAAAATTTAAAAAATGATATCTTTTGGCTTGCAGCCTCAGAATAAGAGTGTTCCAAAATTCTAGAAAATATGAGATTCTTCGCCGGCTGCAGAATGACAACGTTGATTTTTGGAACAGTTTCGTCTCAGAATTAACAAGATATAAGCTAACCTTTAACATTAAATATGTTTGATGTTTATTTTCTTTCTATGAGGAAGCTTGCCAGTGCAAAAGAATACATCCCATAGATACTCAGATATATCCTTAGCAGTTTTTCTGTATCCTGAGTGTTTTAACTTTATTAATTATGATAAATCCTATTGTTAAACTTCTTGCAGTTATCTAAGATTTTAAACAAAATAAGAGTACAGAGGTAATCATGAATAAAAAGCCAAACAGACTTATAAATGAGAAAAGTCCATATTTACTTCAGCATGCTTATAATCCGGTGGATTGGTATCCTTGGTGTTATGAAGCGTTTGAAAAAGCAAAAAAAGAAGACAAACCAATCTTTTTGTCCATTGGATACTCATCCTGCCATTGGTGTCATGTGATGGAAAAAGAATCTTTTGAAGATGAAGAAGTTGCAAAAATTCTAAATGAAAACTTTGTCTCTATAAAAGTAGACAGAGAAGAAAGACCTGATATAGATTCTATTTATATGAATGTTTGTCTTATGTTTAATGGAAGTGGTGGTTGGCCTTTGACCATCATTATGACTCCGGATAAAAAGCCATTTTTTGCAGGAACTTATTTCCCAAAATATTCAAGACCCGGCAGAATAGGACTTGTAGATTTGTTAACAAGCGTAGCTGAATACTGGAAAAACAATAAAGAAGACTTAATCCAAAGAGCAGAAAAAGTTATTGAGTATCTTAAAAACGATTTTAAAGGAAAATCTGACGAGATTTCAAAAGATATTATAGACGCATGTTATTTAGATTTAAAATCAAGATTTGATAAAGAATATGGCGGATTTTCTATCAAGCCAAAATTTCCAACTCCCCATAACATTATGTTTCTACTTAGATACTACTACCATACAAAAGAAATAGAAGCTTTAAAAATGGCTGAAAAAACGCTCATTAATATGAGACTTGGTGGTATGTATGACCATGTAGGGTTTGGATTTCATAGATACTCAACAGATAGAGAGTGGTTACTGCCTCATTTTGAAAAGATGCTATACGACCAAGCAATGTTAACAATGGCATGCACAGAAGCCTATCAACTTACAAAAAACAATTTCTATAAAAAAGCCGCACAAGAGACTATAGCTTATGTTTTAAGAGATATGACATCTAAGGAAAGCGTTTTCTACTCTTCTGAGGATGCAGACAGTGAAGGTGAAGAGGGTAAATTTTATACATGGACTATCGATGAACTTAAAGAAGTTTTAAATGACGAAGAGCTAAGTCTTGTAATCAAAGTTTTTAATGTTAAAGAGGAAGGAAATTATTTTGAGGAAGCTACAGGACATTTGACAGGAAGGAATATTTTATATTTAAAAAAACCTATAAGAGAGCTGGCAAATGATTTAAACATGAACCAAAACCAATTAGAGACAAAATTGGAAGAGATTAGAAAAAAACTTTTTGACGCAAGAGAAAAAAGAGTTCACCCACAAAAAGATGATAAAGTTTTAACAGACTGGAACGGACTTATGATATCTGCATTGGCAAAAGCAGGAAAAGGGTTTGAAGATAAAGATTTCATAGAAAAAGCAAAGACTGCAGCAGATTTTATTTTAAACACGATGTTTAAAAATGACATTCTGTACCACTTATACAAAGACGGAGAGGTAAAAGTTGAAGGACTTTTAGATGATTATGCATTTTTTAGCTGGGGGTTGATTGAGATTTATGAAGCTACAGGAGATATTAAATATCTAAAATCAGCGTTAAAATTGACAGATTTAATGATAGAAAAATTTTACGATTTTGAAAGTGGCGGATTTTTCCTAAGTCCTAAAAATTCAAAAGATGTGATAGTTAGACCAAAAGAAGCTTTTGACGGAGCTATTCCATCGGGAAACTCGGTCTCTGCTTACAATCTTTATAGATTGTATTTAATTTCAGGAAATGAAAAGTATTATAACTTTGCTATAGAAACACTAAAAGCATTTGGCGGTGAGATTAAAAGACTTCCATCTTACCACTCAATGTTTAATATTGTTTTAATGCTTGTTTTCTATCCAACTTCTGAAGTAGTGTTAGCCGGAAACTGTGAAAAGGTTTTAGATAAAATAAATACCGAATTCATTCCTAATAAAGCGATTGTCTTTTTAAACAGAGAAAACGAAAAACATATAAAAGAGTTAATTCCGTACATTAGCAACATGGTTCCATTCGATGAATGTGATATCTATGTTTGTAAAAATTTTAGTTGTAATTTACCAACAAAAGATTTAGAATATGCTTTAAATCTTATGAAAGATTAAAGGTATTAAATGATTGACGAGATAAAACTGATACAGCTTTTAAAAGAAAAAAAGATATCAGGCGAGCAGTTAGCACAAATCTATAAAGTTTCACGTGTTGCAGTATGGAAAAAGATTAAAAAACTCAAAGACTTAGGATACAAAATAGAATCAGACAGGCATGGATACAGAATAATACAGCCACCTGATAAACTCTTACCACAAGAAATAATTCCAAACTTAAAAACAAAATTCATAGGAAAAAACTATCTTTATTTTAAAGAAATTGACTCTACAAACATACAAGCAAAAAGAGAAAACTACGAAGATGGAACGGTGATTTTTGCAGAGTCACAAACAGCCGGAAAGGGTAGAAAAAATAGAAAATGGCAAAGCCATAAAGGCTTAGGATTATACTTTTCAATAGTCTTAAAACCG
This genomic window from Sulfurihydrogenibium sp. contains:
- a CDS encoding L,D-transpeptidase, which translates into the protein MRNKKISLLLLLILSLFKLSYAEEDLFKIAKIRASSKTTEKSISSALKFYNDGLYSKAIETASNLLNNETLDDLNYEIINFILVHSLYKSRQEGKMLEYVKNVNFDRISQYGKYRIYQVAMLLFLERKYKEGQDYILEKLGISNDGFKSLAQENESDEIREIILNKIYNKKEKVKKLVYSKDIKFFGENTKLINYNGVDFILNKDIFKLDPAVPVIGELSIYIAEKDQTMFELAKTLDLGYYELKNANPLLDPFDIRKNQIVVVPLKRILPVKDFKYGTIYINIYEKRLYYPIKINDESYVITYPIGIGADDAQSPIGEFKISQKRKDPAWYPPESIRKEQPDLPPVFPPGPDNPLGTRAMRLGNTSFLMHGTNKEYGIGMKVSHGCIRMYNEDVEKLFEVVDIGTPVVSREIPYKIFVNSEKAVEAFDDDAIKELEKSNIVSKRFLDFYKTDLFGKSFAIKAW
- a CDS encoding thioredoxin domain-containing protein yields the protein MNKKPNRLINEKSPYLLQHAYNPVDWYPWCYEAFEKAKKEDKPIFLSIGYSSCHWCHVMEKESFEDEEVAKILNENFVSIKVDREERPDIDSIYMNVCLMFNGSGGWPLTIIMTPDKKPFFAGTYFPKYSRPGRIGLVDLLTSVAEYWKNNKEDLIQRAEKVIEYLKNDFKGKSDEISKDIIDACYLDLKSRFDKEYGGFSIKPKFPTPHNIMFLLRYYYHTKEIEALKMAEKTLINMRLGGMYDHVGFGFHRYSTDREWLLPHFEKMLYDQAMLTMACTEAYQLTKNNFYKKAAQETIAYVLRDMTSKESVFYSSEDADSEGEEGKFYTWTIDELKEVLNDEELSLVIKVFNVKEEGNYFEEATGHLTGRNILYLKKPIRELANDLNMNQNQLETKLEEIRKKLFDAREKRVHPQKDDKVLTDWNGLMISALAKAGKGFEDKDFIEKAKTAADFILNTMFKNDILYHLYKDGEVKVEGLLDDYAFFSWGLIEIYEATGDIKYLKSALKLTDLMIEKFYDFESGGFFLSPKNSKDVIVRPKEAFDGAIPSGNSVSAYNLYRLYLISGNEKYYNFAIETLKAFGGEIKRLPSYHSMFNIVLMLVFYPTSEVVLAGNCEKVLDKINTEFIPNKAIVFLNRENEKHIKELIPYISNMVPFDECDIYVCKNFSCNLPTKDLEYALNLMKD